Proteins encoded in a region of the Deltaproteobacteria bacterium genome:
- the rnz gene encoding ribonuclease Z, with product MECFVLGTGGMMPMPKRRLTSVAVRTDGRVYLFDCGEGTQVPYKEAHLGFRPLKVVAVTHLHADHVLGLPGMLMLRSQMETPEELVLVGPPGLERFVKNVRHDLRMYINYPLRFLEWSERAGELAYEDEQARLFWRPLDHSVFCLGYRLEEHGRPGKFDPEAAVRLGVPKGPLYRQLQLGEAVVTPSGATVQPEDVLGPPRRGRHVAFCTDTAITEALQPLLRETDLAFVEGMFLPEHEAEAAEKKHMTVAQSTQAAARAKVGRLVLVHLSPRYEPAELPRIDEEAAKHHPAAAAGREGQMIEVPLPD from the coding sequence ATGGAATGCTTCGTCCTCGGCACGGGGGGCATGATGCCCATGCCCAAGCGGCGGCTGACCTCGGTGGCCGTGCGCACCGACGGGCGGGTCTACCTGTTCGACTGCGGCGAAGGCACGCAGGTACCGTACAAGGAGGCCCACCTCGGCTTCCGGCCGCTCAAGGTCGTGGCCGTCACGCACCTGCACGCCGACCACGTCCTCGGGCTCCCCGGCATGCTCATGCTGCGCTCGCAGATGGAGACCCCCGAGGAGCTCGTGCTCGTGGGCCCGCCAGGGCTCGAGCGCTTTGTGAAGAACGTGCGTCACGACCTGCGCATGTACATCAACTACCCGCTGCGCTTCCTCGAGTGGTCCGAGAGGGCGGGCGAGCTGGCCTACGAGGACGAGCAGGCGCGCCTTTTCTGGCGACCGCTCGACCACAGCGTCTTCTGCCTCGGCTATCGCCTCGAGGAGCACGGCCGCCCGGGGAAGTTCGACCCCGAGGCTGCCGTGCGACTCGGAGTACCGAAGGGGCCGCTCTACCGGCAGCTCCAGCTCGGCGAGGCGGTCGTCACCCCGTCGGGCGCGACGGTGCAGCCCGAGGACGTGCTCGGCCCGCCGCGTCGCGGGCGGCACGTGGCCTTCTGCACGGACACCGCCATCACCGAGGCGCTGCAGCCGCTCTTGCGCGAGACCGACCTGGCCTTCGTCGAGGGGATGTTCCTCCCCGAGCACGAGGCCGAGGCGGCGGAGAAGAAGCACATGACCGTCGCGCAATCGACGCAGGCCGCGGCGCGCGCCAAGGTCGGGCGGCTGGTCCTCGTGCACCTGAGCCCGCGTTACGAGCCGGCGGAGCTGCCACGCATTGACGAGGAGGCGGCGAAGCACCATCCGGCAGCCGCCGCCGGACGCGAGGGACAGATGATCGAGGTCCCGCTGCCGGACTGA
- a CDS encoding tetratricopeptide repeat protein, whose protein sequence is MPLGPPWRRHFHRGLRHLRDGETAEAAKAFEQALALNPDEPDVLLALARERLRQDRFDDAESLLQRVRQLKPSSVAAAALLARILGLHQGRREEAFGVVHQVLSRQPEAVALQIIRGELLLEEGALPEARDAFARALDHAPTDELARAGLARTFNCEGVALSENGEDERAVFCFKRAADLDPEWAGPYVNLGVVLGRLGRTERSLEAYRQALARDPSSPAAYYNLASTLHELGQRREAAELFERLLEVDPEYPQGRVALANVLGELGELDRAVALLLEELELAGPCARTFSSLGLAYVCSGNAERGEECLLRALELDPTYLNALYNLATLYATQERHTDAAALLERAFATDPERTAELFAGERRFDGLRRLEQFRFLH, encoded by the coding sequence GTGCCACTCGGCCCACCCTGGCGCCGGCACTTCCACCGCGGGTTGCGCCACCTGCGCGACGGCGAGACCGCGGAGGCCGCGAAGGCGTTCGAGCAGGCGCTCGCGCTGAACCCCGACGAACCCGACGTGCTCCTCGCCCTGGCCCGCGAGCGGCTGCGGCAGGACCGCTTCGACGACGCCGAATCTCTGCTCCAGCGGGTGCGGCAGCTCAAGCCATCGAGCGTCGCGGCGGCCGCGCTGCTCGCGCGCATCCTGGGGCTGCATCAGGGACGGCGCGAGGAGGCCTTCGGCGTGGTGCACCAGGTGCTATCTCGCCAGCCGGAGGCCGTGGCGCTGCAGATCATTCGCGGCGAGCTCCTGCTCGAGGAGGGGGCCCTCCCCGAGGCGCGCGACGCCTTCGCGCGGGCCCTCGATCACGCGCCGACCGACGAGCTCGCCCGCGCCGGCCTCGCGAGAACCTTCAACTGCGAGGGGGTCGCGCTGAGCGAGAACGGCGAGGACGAGCGCGCGGTCTTCTGCTTCAAGCGCGCCGCCGATCTGGACCCCGAGTGGGCGGGTCCCTACGTGAACCTCGGCGTGGTGCTGGGCCGGCTCGGTCGCACCGAGAGGTCGCTCGAGGCCTACCGGCAGGCGCTCGCACGCGACCCGTCGAGCCCCGCGGCCTACTACAACCTGGCGAGTACCCTCCACGAGCTCGGCCAAAGGCGCGAGGCGGCCGAGCTCTTCGAGCGCCTGCTCGAGGTGGACCCCGAGTATCCGCAGGGCCGCGTCGCGCTGGCCAACGTCCTCGGCGAGCTCGGCGAGCTGGACCGCGCCGTCGCCCTGCTCCTCGAGGAGCTCGAGCTCGCCGGCCCCTGCGCGCGCACATTCAGCAGCCTGGGCCTGGCCTACGTCTGCAGCGGCAACGCCGAGCGCGGCGAAGAGTGCCTGCTTCGGGCCCTCGAGCTAGACCCCACCTATCTCAATGCCCTCTACAACCTGGCCACCCTCTACGCCACGCAGGAGCGGCACACCGACGCCGCCGCCCTCCTCGAGCGCGCCTTCGCCACCGACCCCGAGCGCACCGCCGAGCTCTTCGCCGGCGAGCGCCGCTTCGACGGGTTGCGCCGGCTCGAGCAGTTCCGGTTTCTGCACTAG
- a CDS encoding NAD(P)-dependent alcohol dehydrogenase translates to MRAVVFDRYGGPEELHLAELPSPVPRAGEALIRVEAAGVNPVDWKLRQGRLRFVRPMRAPRLVGLDLAGTIEAVGPGVTGFGPGTPVVAVASAYRIGAYAEFVVRQAKTLVVRPEGLTAVEAAAMPTAGVTALQALRSARLPTTDAAVLIVGASGGVGTYAVQIARAQGARVTAMCSERNAALVRELGADDVVAYDTGARPPEGRFDAVLDAVDVMPFREAKRYLRRGGRLVNVSSGPGSVVRLFEAAASLVAGEHKRMRPLILLDADVEDLRQLVSLWQQGRLRSVVEQVFPLEQAAEAHRRSETHRVVGKLVLRVGS, encoded by the coding sequence ATGCGCGCCGTGGTGTTCGATCGCTATGGGGGTCCCGAAGAGCTTCATCTGGCCGAGCTGCCGTCGCCCGTGCCCCGGGCAGGGGAAGCGCTGATCCGCGTCGAGGCCGCGGGGGTGAACCCCGTGGACTGGAAGCTCCGGCAGGGGCGGCTGCGCTTCGTGCGTCCCATGCGCGCTCCGCGGCTCGTGGGGCTTGACCTCGCCGGGACCATCGAGGCCGTCGGTCCGGGGGTGACGGGGTTCGGGCCGGGGACGCCTGTGGTGGCCGTCGCGAGCGCGTACCGCATCGGGGCCTACGCCGAGTTCGTGGTGCGACAGGCGAAGACGCTCGTCGTGCGACCGGAGGGGCTCACGGCCGTCGAGGCTGCGGCGATGCCCACCGCGGGAGTGACGGCGCTCCAGGCCCTGCGCTCCGCGCGACTCCCGACGACGGATGCGGCGGTGTTGATCGTGGGGGCCTCGGGGGGCGTCGGCACCTACGCGGTGCAGATCGCGCGGGCCCAGGGTGCGCGCGTGACGGCGATGTGCAGCGAGCGGAACGCCGCCCTCGTGCGCGAGCTCGGGGCCGACGACGTGGTGGCCTACGACACCGGCGCTCGACCACCCGAGGGACGATTCGACGCCGTGCTCGACGCGGTGGACGTGATGCCCTTCCGCGAGGCCAAGCGGTACCTGCGTCGGGGGGGCCGGCTGGTGAACGTGTCGAGCGGGCCGGGGAGCGTGGTCAGGCTCTTCGAGGCGGCGGCGTCGCTCGTGGCGGGAGAGCACAAGCGCATGCGGCCCCTGATCCTCCTCGACGCCGACGTGGAGGACCTGCGACAGCTCGTCTCGCTCTGGCAGCAAGGGCGCCTGCGGTCGGTCGTCGAGCAGGTCTTTCCGCTCGAGCAGGCCGCGGAGGCGCACCGTCGCAGCGAGACCCACCGCGTGGTGGGAAAGCTGGTCCTGCGCGTGGGCTCGTAG
- a CDS encoding HEAT repeat domain-containing protein, which translates to MSPKPRAGAFRGLAPYEEDEASLLFGRESERTQLLELVRHRGVGTILLTGEVASGKTSLLRAGVYPAALAAGFSPIYLELGFNLEQQFGQGLARLVGRPIGPDESAPAVLADHVQRQQGGAALLLLDHVELLLWMEEPEVQAIRQFLNTLERSGAVKLVVTVDRGNLHALAKLAEGLAAIPAAHTVTLGRWNKERVAQVLEQTVLAGGGYMEAGLPEVIAQELCAAGPVLPAAIQVVGHAAVLHRITRPKAFSRVGGATALSAFYVEQLAGRAGAWRARRVLAVLSEQPNPRLRLALTEIARGAGLPKAVTTRLLAGLEEQGLVRSCVEGGAGLTPGGNGNGNGVGYTILHPYLRQPIRDFVAPVLRGRARAKLALRRRLHAKQLLRPQELLQVASYLGNALDDQERTRVQRSVRVWSVVAAVLLAIPLCAVAGLYVALSSSVYLHTAPGVPGLERVVLRRGRPSLRPAAALFPGQFDGVEMDTGLALGSVPAALAEQVRSRVIVGPLKDDPATAVPDWFARLAEPLAPARRAALLLLAGDAAAGQQLLLAAVKQPAERRQAVEVAALLSTNDELTRSVLVQGLADARPVVRRAVVERASRLPTVAAVSVLKAGATDADSQVRLAALRSLRRLGSAHALPVVALRLTDADGRVQHEALMQLRDAAPEQPLDVLEILLGLTGRADQQRLAPIAPTLERLQRDLARKTPRKLAERVASRLESQAGGLQRAALLEWLVAVADRVKPEAILPAIKRLMRDKDPAVRAAATSLFARFGDPETAMALLQELARTRLPRGEATLMRRAAAIGLGLVPRPLDKTRWDLLKGMIKDRDVTVRAAAVESLLRVGAVGLAEVARAMRQGPPDLAQAALAQVCGHQEPNARVATTLLAAAWKIKRAKLREQALGCAQSLAQASPRLGMWLADQAALDKDREVKRAGAAAAALALQKGGKKFLRLARLYLRDDDPQLRTAMLQELARRPPPGASFLYELVERLVKDPSPAVRTALSPVLVLAAPSPAVAVRQLIPLLQDPDAKVWRAALEAAGTLSPGGAVAELDQPVAQAVARGGKDEALLALQVARRLGLAGPLGRAAAHPIAAVRTAAVGAVTPSGDRRAALGLLDAALRESDLAPRLAALRAAAEQSADLGAAVVPLLWRSTFAREPSERWAAFEALGKVRGKGVVEAVRFLLEGAGDPSEERRRMAITALGALAFEEPSAAPALIGGALDGASDVRTAAQAALARYLGRYCPEEELWRLLSGSGRDALARRTVVLALAWRGRREGGDALARRAKALGPAEPLVVRMGARLALALARSSDPPEGVVAWLFGW; encoded by the coding sequence ATGTCGCCCAAGCCGAGAGCCGGAGCCTTCCGTGGGCTTGCGCCGTACGAGGAGGACGAGGCGAGCCTGCTGTTCGGGCGCGAGAGCGAGCGCACGCAGCTGCTCGAGCTCGTCCGGCACCGAGGCGTCGGAACGATCCTGCTGACCGGCGAGGTGGCCTCGGGCAAGACCTCTCTCTTGCGGGCCGGGGTCTATCCGGCCGCGCTGGCCGCGGGCTTCTCGCCCATCTACCTCGAGCTGGGGTTCAACCTCGAGCAGCAGTTCGGACAGGGCCTGGCCCGGCTCGTCGGTCGTCCCATCGGTCCCGACGAGAGCGCTCCGGCGGTCCTCGCCGACCACGTGCAGCGGCAGCAGGGGGGCGCCGCGCTCCTCCTGCTCGATCACGTCGAGCTGCTGCTCTGGATGGAGGAGCCCGAGGTCCAGGCGATCCGGCAGTTCCTGAACACCCTCGAGCGGTCGGGGGCGGTCAAGCTCGTCGTCACCGTGGATCGCGGCAATCTGCACGCGCTCGCGAAGCTGGCCGAGGGGCTCGCGGCGATCCCTGCGGCGCACACGGTGACGCTCGGGCGCTGGAACAAGGAGCGCGTGGCGCAGGTGCTCGAGCAGACGGTGCTCGCCGGCGGCGGCTACATGGAGGCCGGGCTGCCCGAGGTGATCGCCCAGGAGCTCTGCGCGGCGGGGCCGGTCCTCCCCGCGGCGATACAGGTGGTCGGACACGCCGCGGTCCTGCACCGCATCACCCGCCCGAAGGCCTTCAGCCGGGTGGGCGGCGCCACCGCGCTGTCGGCTTTCTACGTCGAGCAGCTCGCGGGGCGCGCCGGGGCCTGGCGCGCGCGTCGAGTCCTCGCGGTGCTCTCCGAGCAACCGAACCCGCGCCTGCGCCTCGCGCTCACCGAGATCGCGCGGGGCGCCGGACTGCCGAAGGCCGTCACCACGCGGCTGCTCGCGGGCCTCGAGGAGCAGGGGCTCGTGCGGAGCTGCGTCGAGGGAGGGGCGGGGCTCACCCCCGGCGGCAACGGTAACGGCAACGGCGTCGGGTACACGATCCTCCATCCGTACCTGCGGCAGCCGATCCGCGACTTCGTGGCGCCGGTCCTGCGCGGGCGCGCGCGCGCCAAGCTGGCGCTGCGACGACGCCTGCACGCGAAGCAGCTCCTGCGACCGCAAGAGCTCCTGCAGGTGGCGAGCTACCTCGGCAACGCGCTCGACGATCAGGAGCGGACGCGCGTCCAGAGGAGCGTTCGCGTCTGGTCGGTGGTGGCGGCGGTGCTCCTCGCCATCCCGCTCTGCGCGGTGGCGGGGCTCTACGTGGCGCTCTCGTCGTCGGTGTACCTGCACACGGCTCCCGGCGTGCCGGGGCTCGAACGGGTCGTGCTGAGGCGAGGACGCCCCTCTCTGCGGCCGGCGGCGGCGCTCTTTCCCGGGCAGTTTGACGGGGTCGAGATGGATACGGGCCTCGCGCTCGGCTCGGTACCCGCGGCGCTGGCCGAGCAGGTGCGCTCGCGCGTCATCGTGGGCCCGCTCAAGGACGATCCCGCGACCGCGGTGCCGGACTGGTTCGCGCGTCTCGCGGAGCCCCTCGCCCCCGCACGTCGGGCCGCGCTTCTGCTCCTCGCGGGAGACGCGGCAGCGGGTCAGCAGCTCCTGCTCGCGGCGGTGAAGCAGCCGGCCGAGCGGCGGCAGGCGGTCGAGGTGGCGGCGCTCCTCTCGACGAACGACGAGCTGACGCGCTCGGTGCTGGTGCAGGGGCTGGCCGATGCGCGGCCCGTGGTGCGGCGCGCGGTCGTGGAGCGCGCGAGCCGCCTGCCCACCGTGGCCGCGGTGTCGGTGCTCAAGGCGGGGGCCACGGATGCCGACAGCCAGGTGCGCCTCGCGGCCCTGCGGTCGCTCAGGCGCCTCGGTTCGGCGCACGCGCTTCCGGTCGTCGCACTGCGACTCACCGACGCCGACGGGCGCGTGCAGCACGAGGCCCTGATGCAGCTCAGGGACGCGGCCCCGGAGCAGCCGCTCGACGTGCTCGAGATCCTCCTCGGTCTGACGGGGAGGGCGGACCAGCAGCGGCTCGCGCCCATCGCGCCGACGCTGGAGCGGCTCCAGCGCGACCTGGCGCGCAAGACGCCGCGCAAGCTGGCCGAACGCGTGGCCTCGCGCCTCGAGAGCCAGGCGGGTGGTCTTCAGCGCGCCGCGCTGCTCGAGTGGCTCGTGGCGGTAGCCGACCGCGTGAAGCCCGAGGCGATCCTCCCGGCGATCAAGCGGCTGATGCGGGATAAGGACCCGGCCGTGCGCGCCGCGGCCACGAGCCTCTTCGCCCGCTTCGGCGACCCCGAGACGGCCATGGCGCTGCTCCAGGAGCTCGCGCGGACGCGCCTGCCGCGCGGCGAGGCGACGCTCATGCGCCGGGCTGCGGCCATCGGGCTCGGCCTGGTGCCGCGGCCGCTCGACAAGACGCGGTGGGACCTGTTGAAGGGGATGATCAAGGATCGGGACGTGACGGTCCGCGCCGCGGCCGTAGAGTCCCTCCTGCGCGTCGGCGCGGTGGGTCTGGCCGAGGTGGCGCGCGCCATGCGGCAGGGGCCTCCGGACCTGGCGCAGGCCGCGCTGGCCCAGGTGTGCGGGCACCAGGAGCCCAACGCCCGGGTCGCCACCACGCTCCTCGCCGCGGCGTGGAAGATCAAGCGTGCGAAGCTTCGCGAGCAGGCCCTCGGTTGCGCGCAGTCGCTCGCGCAGGCCAGCCCGCGGCTCGGCATGTGGCTCGCCGACCAGGCAGCGCTCGACAAGGACCGCGAGGTGAAGCGCGCCGGCGCGGCCGCGGCGGCGCTCGCGCTGCAGAAGGGGGGCAAGAAGTTCCTCCGGCTGGCCCGGCTCTACCTGCGGGACGACGATCCGCAGCTTCGCACGGCGATGCTGCAGGAGCTGGCCCGCAGGCCGCCCCCCGGTGCTTCCTTTCTCTATGAGCTCGTCGAGCGGCTGGTCAAGGACCCGAGCCCCGCGGTGCGTACCGCGCTGAGTCCGGTGCTCGTGCTCGCAGCGCCCTCACCCGCGGTGGCGGTGCGGCAGCTCATCCCGCTCTTGCAGGACCCGGACGCGAAGGTCTGGCGGGCGGCGCTCGAGGCGGCGGGGACCCTCTCTCCGGGCGGCGCCGTGGCGGAGCTCGACCAGCCCGTGGCGCAGGCGGTCGCGCGCGGAGGCAAGGACGAGGCGTTGCTGGCGCTGCAGGTCGCGCGGCGCCTCGGCCTGGCGGGACCGCTCGGCCGGGCTGCGGCGCACCCCATCGCGGCGGTCCGGACGGCGGCCGTCGGGGCGGTGACTCCGTCGGGAGACCGGCGTGCGGCGCTCGGGCTCCTGGACGCGGCGCTGCGCGAGAGCGACCTCGCGCCGCGTCTCGCCGCGCTGCGGGCTGCGGCCGAGCAGAGCGCCGACCTCGGTGCGGCGGTGGTCCCGCTGCTCTGGCGCAGCACCTTCGCCCGCGAGCCGTCGGAACGCTGGGCGGCCTTCGAGGCGCTCGGGAAGGTGCGCGGCAAGGGGGTGGTCGAGGCCGTGCGCTTTCTGCTCGAGGGGGCGGGGGACCCGAGCGAGGAGCGGCGCCGCATGGCCATCACCGCGCTCGGTGCGCTGGCCTTCGAGGAACCGAGCGCCGCACCCGCGCTGATCGGCGGAGCCCTCGACGGAGCGAGCGACGTCCGCACGGCGGCGCAGGCGGCGCTGGCCCGCTACCTCGGCCGCTACTGCCCCGAGGAGGAGCTCTGGCGCCTTCTTTCGGGGAGCGGTCGCGACGCGCTCGCGCGACGTACCGTGGTGCTGGCGCTGGCCTGGCGAGGTCGGCGCGAGGGAGGGGACGCGCTCGCCCGGCGCGCCAAGGCGCTCGGTCCCGCGGAGCCGCTGGTCGTGCGCATGGGCGCCCGGCTGGCGCTGGCCCTCGCTCGCAGCAGCGATCCCCCCGAGGGGGTGGTGGCCTGGCTTTTCGGCTGGTAG
- a CDS encoding S8/S53 family peptidase, protein MAKDEARVPAAVRQLASRHLGPEEHVIHSVTRVFPAGTVHRLVVFDAASGHTRKFDVTASGLRTEHADWVRLAKAAERPQRGALSAELYAAAQAPGNGALGVRVVHQVPDLALPRPTTADEAAWRSYFQAAASTMRPAADAVVKAITDAGGRVLSRGDGTPFIEAELTRGQLLGALRDHPMIERIELSKRTEKPKPHAYVSSVDLQLNTTFWWWGYNGTGVRVGVTGDDCLARNTYLWFPHQTARELHGCWSDADCRYRCADSKLGEELEGFPACHFPGPGGFCAGTHQTAVVGMIGHNAAEIALTRPRGAPFVDMYYANRTIDGHSANLDWLRWAGVTVVNESWGDGGVDHAAQDWNVRYGLTLVKSAGNWGASVAADCVATGVLCVGGYDTSIQFMFNKTSSQNPTACEGPGSGCDREVPDVALHANGVTTTDNDLSGGLRTTWGTSMAAGGASALVALLQQRWPSLFQYRPMPTRAALLASSCNTWEGAPYNRCSHDVDIPDSAKSYSDYRYPDERDGAGVPSAGRIADMVTRGRVLAEQTWWPSSFDPLQRTRVIGQYMFQQGDRVRAVLAWDGCPGAGAHADLDLRVLRNNYQVNEGGASYDNPYEIIEFVAPATDLYTFKAKYHTWNSCPGWGYEVKVGFAFDVVPPA, encoded by the coding sequence GTGGCGAAAGACGAGGCGCGCGTCCCGGCCGCGGTTCGACAGCTCGCCTCGCGTCACCTGGGCCCCGAGGAGCACGTGATTCACTCCGTCACCCGCGTCTTTCCAGCGGGGACCGTGCATCGCCTGGTGGTCTTCGACGCTGCCTCGGGGCACACGCGCAAGTTCGACGTCACTGCGAGCGGGCTCCGGACGGAGCACGCCGACTGGGTCCGCTTGGCGAAGGCGGCCGAGCGCCCGCAGCGAGGCGCCCTTTCGGCGGAACTTTATGCGGCGGCGCAAGCGCCGGGGAATGGCGCGCTCGGCGTACGCGTGGTGCACCAGGTTCCGGACCTCGCCCTGCCGCGTCCGACTACAGCGGACGAGGCTGCATGGCGCAGCTATTTCCAGGCGGCGGCTTCGACCATGAGACCCGCGGCGGACGCTGTCGTGAAGGCCATCACCGACGCGGGAGGCCGCGTGCTCTCGCGCGGCGACGGCACTCCTTTCATCGAGGCCGAGCTCACGCGCGGCCAGCTCCTGGGCGCCCTTCGGGATCATCCGATGATCGAGCGCATCGAGCTGAGCAAGCGCACCGAGAAGCCAAAACCGCACGCCTATGTCTCGTCCGTGGACCTGCAGCTGAACACGACCTTTTGGTGGTGGGGTTACAACGGGACGGGGGTCAGGGTGGGAGTGACGGGGGACGACTGTTTGGCCCGAAACACATACCTCTGGTTTCCGCACCAGACGGCGCGCGAGCTGCACGGCTGCTGGAGCGACGCGGACTGCCGGTACCGCTGCGCCGACAGCAAGCTCGGAGAAGAGCTTGAAGGGTTTCCAGCCTGCCACTTTCCCGGGCCGGGTGGCTTCTGTGCCGGAACGCACCAGACCGCGGTCGTGGGCATGATCGGCCACAACGCCGCTGAGATCGCCCTGACGAGGCCGAGGGGGGCGCCGTTCGTGGACATGTACTACGCCAACCGCACGATCGATGGACATAGCGCGAACCTGGACTGGCTCCGGTGGGCCGGTGTGACTGTCGTGAACGAGAGCTGGGGCGATGGAGGGGTAGACCACGCGGCGCAGGACTGGAACGTTCGCTACGGGCTTACGCTGGTCAAGTCGGCGGGCAACTGGGGCGCCTCGGTGGCCGCCGACTGCGTGGCCACGGGGGTGCTGTGCGTGGGCGGCTACGATACGAGCATTCAGTTCATGTTCAATAAGACGTCCTCCCAGAACCCGACCGCCTGCGAGGGGCCTGGAAGTGGCTGCGACCGCGAGGTGCCCGACGTCGCTCTACATGCCAACGGCGTGACGACGACGGATAACGACCTCAGCGGAGGGCTCCGTACGACCTGGGGAACCAGCATGGCCGCGGGAGGGGCCTCGGCGCTGGTGGCCCTGCTTCAGCAAAGGTGGCCGAGTCTCTTTCAATACCGGCCCATGCCCACCCGGGCGGCGCTGCTCGCGTCGTCGTGCAATACCTGGGAAGGAGCCCCCTATAACAGGTGTAGTCATGACGTGGATATTCCGGACTCTGCGAAGTCGTACTCGGACTACCGCTATCCGGACGAGCGGGACGGAGCCGGCGTCCCGAGCGCCGGGCGCATCGCGGACATGGTGACCCGGGGGCGGGTGTTGGCGGAGCAGACCTGGTGGCCGAGCAGCTTCGACCCGCTCCAGCGAACGCGGGTTATCGGACAGTACATGTTCCAGCAGGGAGACCGGGTCCGAGCGGTGCTCGCCTGGGACGGCTGCCCGGGGGCCGGTGCGCACGCGGACCTGGACCTGCGGGTGCTGCGCAACAACTACCAGGTCAACGAGGGGGGAGCGTCCTACGACAACCCCTACGAGATCATCGAGTTCGTGGCGCCGGCTACGGACCTGTATACGTTCAAGGCCAAGTACCACACCTGGAACTCCTGCCCTGGCTGGGGTTACGAGGTGAAGGTGGGCTTCGCGTTCGATGTCGTTCCTCCGGCCTAG
- the serB gene encoding phosphoserine phosphatase SerB encodes MTTHTDRIVLHVSGADRPGVTSRLTEIIAEESATLVNIGQSAMHGYLMLSTIIDIPPDSHALRRILVAVSELGLRLEVSPLRDVAAASTEARGPAICVTVLGALGNGHAVAAITRFIASREMNILDIRTLSEDELNGLELIADLAPGRAYTEGQLAALRGEILALGAELEADIAVQRDDIFRRSKRLVCMDVDSTFVQAELIDELAALAGCKEPVAKITERAMRGELDFKQALAQRVALLKGLPMESAEKRASEVAMTPGAQNFARVLKSLGFRVGLVSGGFDFFVDELKTRFGLDFAFANELEVVDGRLTGRVQGSIVDAERKGQIVKDMAKVYKCRLEQTVAIGDGANDMLMLQTAGLGIAFRAKPKLQAVADMSLNYHERIDTLLFLMGFTARELRTLSLA; translated from the coding sequence ATGACGACCCATACCGACCGTATCGTGCTCCACGTCTCCGGGGCGGACCGTCCTGGCGTCACCTCCCGCCTCACCGAGATCATCGCCGAGGAGAGCGCCACGCTCGTGAACATCGGCCAGTCCGCCATGCACGGCTACCTGATGCTCTCGACGATCATCGACATCCCCCCCGACTCGCACGCCCTGCGCCGCATCCTGGTAGCCGTCTCGGAGCTCGGCCTGCGCCTCGAGGTGAGCCCGCTGCGCGACGTGGCGGCGGCCAGCACCGAGGCGCGCGGGCCGGCGATCTGCGTCACCGTGCTCGGCGCGCTCGGTAACGGGCACGCGGTGGCTGCCATCACCCGCTTCATCGCCAGCCGGGAGATGAACATCCTCGACATCCGCACGCTCAGCGAGGACGAGCTGAACGGCCTCGAGCTGATCGCGGATCTGGCGCCCGGACGGGCCTACACCGAGGGGCAGCTCGCCGCGCTGCGGGGAGAGATCCTGGCCCTCGGAGCCGAGCTCGAGGCCGACATCGCCGTGCAGCGCGACGACATCTTCCGTCGAAGCAAGCGGCTCGTCTGCATGGACGTGGATTCGACCTTCGTGCAGGCCGAGCTGATCGACGAGCTCGCCGCGCTCGCGGGCTGCAAGGAGCCGGTGGCGAAGATCACCGAGCGCGCCATGCGCGGGGAGCTGGACTTCAAGCAGGCGCTCGCGCAGCGCGTGGCGCTGCTCAAGGGGCTCCCCATGGAGTCGGCCGAGAAGCGCGCCTCGGAGGTGGCCATGACGCCCGGAGCGCAGAACTTCGCCCGCGTGCTGAAGAGCCTCGGGTTCCGCGTGGGCCTCGTGAGCGGCGGCTTCGACTTCTTCGTCGACGAGCTCAAGACGCGCTTCGGTCTAGACTTCGCGTTTGCCAACGAGCTCGAGGTGGTGGACGGACGACTGACCGGCCGCGTGCAGGGTTCGATCGTCGATGCGGAGCGCAAGGGGCAGATCGTCAAGGACATGGCCAAGGTCTACAAGTGCCGCCTCGAGCAGACCGTGGCCATCGGCGACGGCGCGAACGACATGCTGATGCTGCAGACCGCGGGCCTCGGCATCGCCTTCCGCGCGAAGCCCAAGCTCCAAGCCGTAGCCGACATGAGTCTGAACTACCACGAGCGCATCGACACGCTGCTCTTTCTGATGGGCTTTACCGCCCGCGAGCTGCGGACCCTCTCGCTGGCCTGA